Genomic segment of Eretmochelys imbricata isolate rEreImb1 chromosome 24, rEreImb1.hap1, whole genome shotgun sequence:
TGGGGAAATGGCCAAATGGGCCGGTTTGAATTTTTTGCACAAGGACCAACGGGGATAAACTAGCCAGCGATGAACAGCCCCGAGTCTCTGAACTCAGTTTCCAGCCATCAGAAGAGGGACGTCTTGGAGCAGCTTCCCATGGTAAGTGGGGGGCAAAGCCCCAGCGAGTTTGAAGTGGAGGCTGATAGGCTCAGGGAGGTTTAGATTTGAGCCCATCCCGGTTGCTGCCCCCTCTCTCACCTGCAGCCCTCGCCCGTCTGATTTCACATGGGCCCCGACTGCTCCACCCCCTGGTTTGTAGACCCGCCAGCTACGGGTATTTCAAAGGGGACAGAAATGACATTCGAGTGAGTGGACTCTAGGGCAATAAAGGGGAGAAATGGTAACAAAGACAATCGTGCCGGGGCTTGTCCACATGAACCATTCGACTGTAGCAAACGGGGGAGGTGACTAAGCTCCACTGGGCTCTGAATCGACCCTGCACCAGCCTGCCACGGCCCAGCTGTCCACGTGCAGCCTGCTGACGCGCGTGAACCCTTCGTTCATGTGCTTTGAGCTAGTGCCCTTCCAACAAGCCATGAAACGGCACCGTAAAAACAGATCCATACGTACCTGCCAGTACAGCCGAGTTACAGTCGTCTGTGTTGCACTGTGCGATGTTGACCCGGATATACTTGCCATTCCCAAGAGTGACAGTGACGGGGCCTTTTATGAAAGCAGTGAAGTCATCTAGACAGACTTTGAAGACGCTTGTGGACTTTGTCCCGTCTGctgtaactaaaaaaaaaagaacagaactgagaggctgggaggggaacctCGAGGCGGagcagggaggttattttacctccgaGTTTGGCCCTGGGGTGAAGTTGCTGGGAGCCCGTGCCCAGTTTTGGCACCCACCATTCCAGAAAGAGTTTGCACActtggggaggggtcagagaagagccatgaggatgattaaagggctagaaaacctGCATTAGAGCGAGAGGTGCCAGGAGCTCCGTCCAGGTAGCTCAACACAGAGCAGATTCGGGGGTGACGTGATCACCGTCTGCCAGAACCCACCCGGGGAACAAACATTTACTAACGGGCTCCTCAGTCGGGCGGTGGAAGGTCGGACGCCATCCAGTGGCTGGGAGTTGGAGCTGGACAggctcagactggaaataaggcgacTGTCTCACAGGgcgggtgattaaccactgggacaatCTCCCAAGGGCCGTGGTGATTCTTCGTCAGTGACAATTTGTAAAGCCAGATGGGATGCTCTTCTCCCACCTCTGCTCTTGGGGCCATCTGTGAACCCGAGTTAGCCACGCCCTGGTCTCAGCATCTGCACTGCTAAGCCTCCCGGGGCTTCGATCCACCCGGACACCGCCAGGCCGGTGCTGCACTAACCCCGGGGCAGCATTAGGCCTTTTGCAGGCATGTCCCATGGTTGTTAGCACTGCCCTGAGCTGTGCAGTTCTCTGCCGTGAGTCTCTGCGACGGCATCTCTGCTTGAGAGCCAGGTAGAGACGAAGCCGGCTGCAGGGAAAGTGGAGTTTAAAACGTCCCCAAGGGGTCGATAAACCGGAAGGTGATTTCGCTGCAGCAGAAGTGAGTAGGCAGGAGGGCAGGAAAACATGGCCCCCAAGGAATtatgggaaggcattggaggactattgGCAACTGTGTGAAATAAGCTAGTGTACACCTGTGTCCCCACTGCAAAGTTAAAGTGGAACCCGGGTCTAAGCTACACCTTGAACTGCACAGCCAGCCTGAGCTCACAGCTCATATCCACTCAGGTGAAAGGGTCTGTGTGTGGTTAATAGGGATGGTGGCGGGGGTTAGAGCTAAACCCCGGGTCACGGCCCACATTAAATGCAGTGAAGCCATACCCTGAGTGGGTGGAAGTTTTAATAAACCCATTTGTGACTGTGCTGGGAAAATTTCCTGACTCTGGTCagaagggtgtgtgtggaggggggggatagatagatagatcacaTTAAAGCTTATTTGTGCTATGCATCCTTCTTACAGGGTAAATGAAAGGAAATATTAAATCTCTTTAATTCAAAGGAAGGATGAACAAAACCAGGTCTGTAACTAAGGTTTTcaatttcaaaagggcaaacatTGAGAAGGGAACTAGTGAAATCTACTGTCCTGATCCCAGGGAGTTGAAAATGGAGAAGGTTTGGAATCTCTTGAAGTCAAACAGGCAGAAACTATCTTGaatttgcatcccaagcaaggagaAAAATCTTGTAAGGTCGGGCTCCAGCAGGTGACTAAGAGGTTCAGACAGGATTCTTGGAGCTCGGTAGTGTACAAGGGGTCTCACTGCCAATTTGCTTTTTTTAGCATAATTCAGAACGTGCATTTCCACCCAAAGCAGCTTCGCTTGCTGCAGCGCAGCCGTCCATTGTGGAGCTGAAAATATAGTGAATAAAAATCCATAACTAAAGCCCAAggggtgagatcctggccccactgaagtcaatggcagatctGCAACTGGCTCCAAGGGGCAGGATTTCAGACCGCCCAGTCTTCCGGTCGCAACCCTGTAATGTTGCCTGAACAAATCAAGCGTCGAGCCCAGACTGAGTGTTCTGTGCCAGGTGAATGTGCTTTGTGGGTGGATTGTGCTGGGGTTGGCCTTAGCGATGAGGATGTGTCAGACTGTGGGGTAGGATGTGCCTGGACTGACGGCAATGTCACCTACCCATGGTATTTTCTTCTGCCGCCGTAATGCAGCCGCCTTTAGCCGTGTCTACTGTGCAGGTCCCTGCTGGAGACTGGCAGGAGTCTGCTGAGCCATAGCATGCTTGGCATGTCACTGTTTGTGCTGGAGAAAGAAGAACACGTGTTTCCTTTTTAATATGGCATAACAGTGTCACTCTGACACGTCCCTTAGCCCCGAGTCTTCCCCCTCTGCTCCAAACAAGCCGAGGGGTTAACAGACCCAGTTTCCACTGGGACACTCGGCAATTGCACAATTTCAGCTGCCCTGGGCCAGTGGTACCAGGGGGTCAGCACGGGGATGGGTGAAGGGGATGGTGCTCTTCCCAAGCTCCGCCCACAAATTCAGCTCCGCCCACCCAAGATCTCATTCCTGTTTTAAAGGTATTCACAGTACCAGAGAGTCGCTCACTTCTCAGCGTGTGTTGCCTGAATCCATTCCACCACCCAGGGCTCCTTGCAGCCCCCCATTGCCCTCACAAATTCGAGTTCCCCTCGCATCTCCTTCTATAGCAGGGTCGCCAGGCTCAGACCCCCATCCCCTACCtaatgccaggggctctgtgtaccCTCCATTCCCCTGCCCCGTACCAAGGTCTCCTATTCTCTCCCCatgccaggggttctgtgtgccGCCCATTCCCATCCCCCATACCAGGGTCCCCCATTCTCCCCCtatgccaggggttctgtgtgccctcctcctccccttccccccaccatccGTCTTTCTGCCTGGGAGATCAGCTGCTCAGGGTGTAACATGTTAAGCTCCAAGGGGACACTGGGcaaagctgggctgggggctgttgATGGGCTGGAAGGTGTCAATGGCCCCATCAACCGGTTCTTTGATCTACACACAGCTACAGAGGGGGTTGAAGGTCTGGCTGGGCTGGCCAGACTCCAACAGCTCTGTGTGTCCCCGATTACCCTCTTCCGGTTTTCTGATTCCGTCCTCCACCCTCcaaaaatcaatagggttctgccCAGTGATGTCTAGAACATCCCCTGCAATTTGGGATTTGATGGAatgcagcattcaaaagttagtTCATTGCACAGAAATTGGGAAATGCCATTGAGGTGAGTGCAGCCAGGTTGTCTGGGCAGCCAGCCGGCCAGCAGAAGGATCTGACGgaaaggtttggggtgcagaagccAGCTGTCTTGGCCCTTAGCTTCGCAGGGATTGCTCCCCTTTGGGAAGGCTCTGTGTTGGGCTGGCCCCCAGTTTTACAGCTGGTTACAGGCCCTAGGCTTAAGTTAAAGTCAACTTTGCCCACATCCCTCTGGATCAGCCCAGCCATTTGCAGTATGTGGGGGATGGCAAGGATGGAAATTTCTGGGTTAAACAGCACAAAGGGACGTTCATTGTCTCTTGTTCCCCGAATTACCATTGATACAAGTCATATTAACCACAGCGCGCGGACCTCCTGGGGACATGTAAGTGGAGAATCTCTGCCCTTCAGTCCTTATGTACAGCGCCCTGCACACAAGCTGTGTAAGTGCAGCATCTTTACAACTTTTCTTTTAGAGAGTCTAAGAGTTTCAGGCTCTGATGctgatctagtctgagctcctgcccAGCTGAAGCCAGAAAACCTCACCCAGCCCTTCCTCCATGCAGCCCATATCTGATGGTCGAGCTAGAGCCAATCTTCCAGAAGGATGTCCAATCCCAATGTACAGAgaccaagagatggagaatccccacccccaccaccacccccacttGAGAAGCTGGTGCCAGGATTAATTCCACTTTGGACTGATCTAAATTCAGCTCCCACCATTGGATCTCATTCTGCCTCCGTTTGCTCGGTTGGAGAGCCCTCTGCTACAGGACATTGTAGGCCTGATTCCAGGTTACACTCAGTCCCCTATTGTGTAATTTACTCCTCTATTAATTCCCCTTCATGCTGCCAAAGCAGTGCAGAGGGGCCTTCGTGGGAATAAGAATTCAGGGCAGTGTCCAGTCACGGTGTCCCTCAGGTCCACGCCCAACAGATGGGTTGCTGTGGCTGTGGCCCTTGGGGAATTCACACCCTGAGCACTGCAGTGTGACCAGTCTAACCCCGGGAGAGATGGAGGTCGATGGGTGAATGCTTCCCTCAACTCGGCTACCGTCGCTCGGGGAGGGGAGTTCCTAGAGGGATGGACAACCCCGTCCATTGGGACACGAGGCATCTTCACTACGGGGCTCTGCTGGCCCAGCCACAGCTCTGTGGCTAAGCCATGACAGCAgccatagtgtagacagggccctgTACCCCACACAGAGCtaatcccccctccctgcacaggcTGGATGTTCCCCTGACTGGGGATCCATGGGGGGTAAAGTGTCCAAGTCCGGGCGGGTTTCAATGGCCACAGCAGCGGGTGACTCACCTTGTCCACTCGTAGCTAGGAGAgcagggagaaggcagaggaggaaggaaaccATCCTGGTCCTGGCAGGCCCACGGGGCTGGGCTCGGAGCTGAACGGGGCCTTCTCTCGGCTGACACAGCGAGCTctgccggggggaggaggagagagtcaaGACCGaaatgaggatggaaagggaattAGAGCCGAGATTAAGGGGGGGAAGGCACCAGGCAATAGAGCTGCACAAATAACcaattttttggttcactggcaattctcaAAGAtcgggggggtgggaggatcTTTTTTGGTGGGCTCAAAATTCTCATCTAACTAAAAAGCcaggaaaaaatggttttgtttcattttcaaatatttcaaaatatttttaaattggttttaaaataaaaattgccatcaattttgaaatgaaaagacacaaatcaaaatatttaattctgGAACTGTCCAGACAAAAGTTTCcttttttcagaatttgtttttctaGAATTTTTTCCAGCTGAAGAAATGCAGAGAAATCGACACAAATTCGTGAAATGTTTCAGTCGccccaaagctgcatttttcagtAGAGAAATGTTTTGGTTGGAAAATTTCTCCCAGCTCCCCCATGGCCCAGACACGCCTCGCCGTAGCAGAGCGGGGGCTCCGGGACACGGGAGAAGGGCGCTCCGCGGGGCAATCCTCGTCATAGTCGTGGCTCCGGACGCAATTGTGGTGACCAGCAAAGCGCAGATGTCACATGGAGCCAGTGACAGTCATGGGGACACGACTGCCCCTGCCTCACGTCCTGTTACACCAAATCGCTTCAATGTGGAAGGAGACAGTTAAACAGCAAGTCAGCCACAGCCTGTGTGCTTATTGCCAGACGGCCAGGGCCCCAGCAAGCCTAtgggcccattgacttcaacaggtacactggtgtaaaccggctgggatctgccccattgactccaatggaggtACGGCCGATTGATCCCAGTTGGGGATTGGGCCCAGTTTTCACTCCCTCCTCCGTATTTGCTCCAGGTCTGCACCGTCCCTTCTGACATGGGGCGACTGGCACGGCCTGTGGGGCGCCAGGGTCAAAGCATCCTGCTGATCTGCAGAGGGGCCCTACAGTGTTTCCACATTATCTACACCCCCTTGGGTGGCCCAACGGCTTCTTCGCTTTCCTCTTCTACAGCGAGCTGAGGTGTCCATTGATCCTCCTACGGGGACGCTGCGGTCCCTTCCCTGGATCAGCCCGGTTCGGTTAGAAGCTGTCAGGTCTCGGAGGCTTCAGACCCCCGCCCTGCccatgtgcgttactttgcattgaCCAAAACTCAACTTCATCTGCCATCGCGTTGCCTGTTCACCCAGCTCCGTTCGATCTCCCTCAAGTTCCCTACTAGCCTTCTCTGcagatttcaccacctcctcGCTCACCCCCGTCAGATCATCTGAGTACCGTGAAGGCTGGGTCTAGCGCAGAGCCTGGAGGACTCCACTTTTAAGCTTTTGCCATCACACAAAATTCCCTTGAATTCCAGCTATGTTTTCTAGAGACagaaggtggggggaagagacgaGCTTCTGAGCAACACCGAGCTCTGCTGCGGGTCAGCGGAGCTCAACAGCTcgtgtctctccccagcagaagctggtccaataaaagcttttccctccccaccttgtctctctaatatcccgggaccTGAACGGCTACAACAACGCTGCAAAATCCTGTTTTCCGGCTGTTGTCCTGTTTCTGCTCCATGAGAGTCCCTTGCCTCCCACCCTAGGACGGCTTCGATTACTTACTgccctatgacaggtttcagagtgacagccgtgttagtctgtattcgcaaaaagaaaaggaggacttgtggcaccttagagacttaccaatttatttgagcataagctttcccgatgaagtgagctgtagctcaggaaagcttatgctcaaataaattggttagtctctaaggtgccacaagtcctccttttctttttactgcccTATGGCGAGGGACTGTGCTGAAGTCTTTTTGACAGTCCAAATCAAGTACGTAAActggctcttctctgctccctAAACCTGGGACGTTCAAAGCATCTGAACGGAGTCTGAAGCCTGACTCCCGGGGAGCGTCAGCAGATGCTGGCCCCCTCGCTGCAATTTTTGCCTTTCAAAAGTTCCCTATTTCATTCACACACAATTCCATGAGTGGGGCTTCTTTTCCTTTGCAAAACTTGACCCGCTTTATCCCTGGAGCATGCATTTGAAATATATCTCCATTCTTTACACTCTTTCAGCAGATCATCAATGATTACAAGCAATAATTTAACACACCTTAAAAACTCTTACCTTCAGCCGCACAACGGTTCCGTTCACCTCCAAGTTCTCTGTAGTATCAAAGAGATGCACTAACCTGTCTAGCATGGCCCCTTTCCTCTCTATATAGTCCAAAAACACAACCAGATTAATCTAGAAACTAGGAGTAACCGTGAATGATTTACTGAAATGTAATAAATTGCTCGACCCCTATACCTGGGCACTCCCTCTTTAAATACAATTCAGACTGACCCTTTCTCAATCCAGCAGCTGTTGTTTTATTGAACTTGTCCCATACAGTCTGCTGGTTTGTGTAACAGAGATAAGAGGTGGTACTCAGCTTCGTCACAAGGGTAGTCACAAATATGACCATTTGCATATCAGAGGTGTTTATCCAGATCCTGAGGTGCTGTAAATGATAGAGGAACCGGAAAATTCacagcagctgggatctggctCCACTGATTCCGTTGAAGCAACGGCCAATTGACACCAAACAGGAGTGGGGTGAGATTGTCAGAATGAAGCTAAGGACGGCCATGGAGTTGGCTCCATGAGGACAGCTCTCCTTCCACTCCCAGAACAGGTTGTTAAATTCCTCCTCATTAAATGGAgcgtaagcagagtcaggatgagctccaccttgacatctggtggcgaggcatggtgggttgtggaaaagaacttcagcgGCTGATCTCATGTGCATAcgtacacccaccctgcctagatggtcactttggctgctgtaggagccccagtttctctgggGCCAGGAGTAAACTGTTATTCTCCTGATTACGTGACCCAaggacagcagaactgtacttggccttttgttatgatggagggactcgccatcaactaaggaGCACTCGCTAgtcaagggacatgggttccaaaactcagtggatgggggaaggaagggattgCTTTAGGCCAGTAGGGCATCCCCTtgagttgaaatcactgagtagTGTGTTAAATAGTAGGGGGCCTGACGATGTATTGGTGAGTGACCTGCAGGATGGCTACTTGGgaagagcagctggtggagtggCTCACTGGACGGCTACCGGAGAGGAGCGGCTGGtggtgaaggctgcagcagagacCCACAGAAAAGTGGTGCTGTtggagcatgtaaggtgcccctttactcccccccccttccatttCCACATAGGCTGGGGTGTTCAAACTCTGCAggtgaacttttgaactctgggctcaccaaggacagagactgagacttttgggttgctggactttggGGTTGtcggacttttgggactttggggacttttgggttgctggactcaaaaaccaaagggaaagggacaCGGCCCAATTTGTTTAGGGCggggttttgctcatgggttgtgttatgaatcctgttggtggtgtttccccaacataatgccacattgtttctctctggtattaaaaggctttttgctacactcagactctgtgcttgcgagaggggaagtattgccctttggaggcgcccagcgggggtggtatagatttgtcccaggtcaccgggtgggggctcgagccggttttgcattgtgttattggaagggatcccctagatactgacaccggcccttgttgctgccaaccctgaagggcagaagggttacatgtgttAATACTCATTTGGTGACAGATTTTCTTATCTGCCCCATACCAGGGCGTTGCATCAAACTGGATCCCAAGAGCACAACCTTGCACCCGGCTGGGGGAATTTAGTTATAGAAGAACGGAGAGGAGAAGAGCGTTTCAGCCTTGGTTGCATTACAGGCCAGCTTTGCTCCCTAAGGTTGTCGAGATGGGTAGGGGGCTTCCAGATGGAATCCAGGTGTCAGGATCTCCAGGagttgagagagagagtggtTGGAGACTGGCTGATGAAGAGTGTAATGGAAAAGCTGGGGATTATTTACAAACACATATGAAGTCATGGCTCAGATTCAGCTAGGAGGTGGTGGTCTGGTAGCGTCACCTCATCAAATTTGCAGCCTTGTTCTCTGGAATCT
This window contains:
- the LOC144279626 gene encoding phospholipase A2 inhibitor and Ly6/PLAUR domain-containing protein-like; protein product: MVSFLLCLLPALLATSGQAQTVTCQACYGSADSCQSPAGTCTVDTAKGGCITAAEENTMVTADGTKSTSVFKVCLDDFTAFIKGPVTVTLGNGKYIRVNIAQCNTDDCNSAVLAVPEENTAGNGLQCPTCFDLNSDSCNSQITPCTGDENYCIDFAGVRYKGAPASDISRFSGKGCATPSIKDVTPGVSLPSADYVYFFTKVTSTPAETATNDLALGQFPSAL